In one window of Brassica rapa cultivar Chiifu-401-42 chromosome A07, CAAS_Brap_v3.01, whole genome shotgun sequence DNA:
- the LOC103830018 gene encoding AT-hook motif nuclear-localized protein 15 isoform X2: MTRSDPRLDHDFTNNSGSPNTHTQNSQEEQDELPAVEHGSGSGSTGRRPRGRPPGSKNKPKNPVVVTKESPNSLQSHVLEIATGADVAESLNAFARRRGRGVSVLSGSGLVTNVTLRQPAASGGVVSLRGQFEILSMCGAFLPTSGSPAAAAGLTIYLAGAQGQVLGGGVAGPLIASGPVIVIAATFCNASFERLPIEDEQQQPQVEEAKEKENDDNKSGNDGTEESMQPMYNMTPNFMPNGHQMAQHDVFWGAPPARAPPSY, translated from the coding sequence ATGACTCGGTCGGATCCAAGATTGGACCATGACTTCACCAACAACAGTGGAAGCCCTAACACTCATACTCAGAACAGCCAAGAGGAGCAGGACGAGTTACCCGCCGTCGAACATGGATCTGGATCCGGGTCTACGGGTCGACGTCCGCGGGGTAGACCTCCTGGTTCCAAGAACAAGCCCAAGAACCCAGTGGTTGTCACCAAAGAAAGCCCCAACTCGCTGCAAAGCCATGTCCTCGAGATCGCCACGGGTGCTGACGTGGCGGAAAGCTTAAACGCGTTTGCTCGTAGACGCGGGAGAGGCGTTTCTGTTCTCAGCGGTAGCGGTTTGGTCACTAATGTCACTCTGCGTCAGCCTGCTGCATCTGGAGGAGTCGTGTCTCTTCGTGGTCAGTTTGAGATCTTGTCTATGTGCGGTGCTTTTCTTCCCACTTCTGGTTCTCCGGCTGCAGCTGCTGGTTTGACCATTTACTTAGCTGGAGCTCAGGGTCAAGTCTTGGGAGGTGGAGTCGCTGGACCGCTTATTGCATCTGGACCAGTTATTGTGATCGCTGCTACGTTTTGCAATGCTAGCTTCGAAAGGTTACCTATTGAAGATGAGCAACAACAACCACAAGTAGAAGAAGCGAAGGAGAAAGAGAATGATGATAACAAGAGTGGGAATGATGGAACTGAAGAGTCGATGCAGCCGATGTATAATATGACTCCTAACTTTATGCCAAATGGTCACCAAATGGCTCAACACGACGTGTTTTGGGGTGCTCCTCCGGCTCGTGCTCCTCCTTCGTACTGA
- the LOC103830018 gene encoding AT-hook motif nuclear-localized protein 15 isoform X1, translated as MANPWWVGNVAIEGVESPVTSSAPSLHHRSSNNPNMTRSDPRLDHDFTNNSGSPNTHTQNSQEEQDELPAVEHGSGSGSTGRRPRGRPPGSKNKPKNPVVVTKESPNSLQSHVLEIATGADVAESLNAFARRRGRGVSVLSGSGLVTNVTLRQPAASGGVVSLRGQFEILSMCGAFLPTSGSPAAAAGLTIYLAGAQGQVLGGGVAGPLIASGPVIVIAATFCNASFERLPIEDEQQQPQVEEAKEKENDDNKSGNDGTEESMQPMYNMTPNFMPNGHQMAQHDVFWGAPPARAPPSY; from the coding sequence aTGGCGAATCCTTGGTGGGTAGGGAACGTTGCGATAGAAGGAGTGGAGAGTCCTGTGACGTCATCAGCTCCGTCTTTGCATCACAGAAGCAGCAATAACCCGAATATGACTCGGTCGGATCCAAGATTGGACCATGACTTCACCAACAACAGTGGAAGCCCTAACACTCATACTCAGAACAGCCAAGAGGAGCAGGACGAGTTACCCGCCGTCGAACATGGATCTGGATCCGGGTCTACGGGTCGACGTCCGCGGGGTAGACCTCCTGGTTCCAAGAACAAGCCCAAGAACCCAGTGGTTGTCACCAAAGAAAGCCCCAACTCGCTGCAAAGCCATGTCCTCGAGATCGCCACGGGTGCTGACGTGGCGGAAAGCTTAAACGCGTTTGCTCGTAGACGCGGGAGAGGCGTTTCTGTTCTCAGCGGTAGCGGTTTGGTCACTAATGTCACTCTGCGTCAGCCTGCTGCATCTGGAGGAGTCGTGTCTCTTCGTGGTCAGTTTGAGATCTTGTCTATGTGCGGTGCTTTTCTTCCCACTTCTGGTTCTCCGGCTGCAGCTGCTGGTTTGACCATTTACTTAGCTGGAGCTCAGGGTCAAGTCTTGGGAGGTGGAGTCGCTGGACCGCTTATTGCATCTGGACCAGTTATTGTGATCGCTGCTACGTTTTGCAATGCTAGCTTCGAAAGGTTACCTATTGAAGATGAGCAACAACAACCACAAGTAGAAGAAGCGAAGGAGAAAGAGAATGATGATAACAAGAGTGGGAATGATGGAACTGAAGAGTCGATGCAGCCGATGTATAATATGACTCCTAACTTTATGCCAAATGGTCACCAAATGGCTCAACACGACGTGTTTTGGGGTGCTCCTCCGGCTCGTGCTCCTCCTTCGTACTGA